Proteins encoded in a region of the Leifsonia sp. PS1209 genome:
- a CDS encoding O-antigen ligase family protein translates to MTTLSRKTLRLTTGRMDASGSRERVPVVVNIAIVIAILVDVLTHVSLGPLSVSGFVTLGLAGGFIAASPMLIGYRRALPTSLIVFVGYVTIRLLHEPASDGLQMVCVWVLFVVGGMFAARGNNSERAGRSLLLFTRTALVLCGVFFTQLIMGTVIYVTRGFALTALVLLAAAISIPSRRLWVKLAPFVIAFAIVISLSRTASAISILMLIGLAIRQQRGRRLPLVIGGLLIMGTVGYLLITAYPPFRDRFLGGDNAVEFGGLSLNTSGRSNIWDALSQSASSAPWFGHGPGSSVELVTKLYAPITQPHNEYLRILHDLGIVGMILFAIGMLALLCAIVRRAVTEDASVHWAALLATVAVLLAATTDNVFVYPFVMLPLGVLVGLSLGLPPPPQPSRRRLQHESARALSANVDSLV, encoded by the coding sequence GTGACGACACTATCTCGCAAAACACTGCGTCTGACCACGGGCCGGATGGATGCCTCGGGTTCGCGCGAACGGGTGCCTGTCGTCGTGAATATCGCGATTGTGATCGCGATACTGGTTGACGTTCTCACACACGTCAGTCTCGGACCCTTGAGCGTGTCCGGGTTCGTCACCCTCGGGCTCGCAGGTGGATTCATCGCCGCCTCTCCGATGCTCATCGGGTATCGGAGGGCACTTCCGACCTCTCTGATCGTTTTTGTCGGCTACGTCACGATCCGCCTGCTGCACGAGCCCGCATCGGATGGTCTGCAGATGGTGTGTGTATGGGTTCTCTTCGTCGTTGGCGGGATGTTCGCTGCACGCGGTAACAATTCGGAGCGTGCGGGACGGTCGCTCTTGCTGTTCACACGCACAGCCCTCGTGCTGTGTGGGGTGTTCTTCACTCAGCTCATCATGGGAACCGTCATCTACGTCACGCGAGGATTCGCACTGACTGCGCTCGTGCTGCTCGCAGCCGCCATCTCCATACCCAGCCGTCGGCTCTGGGTGAAACTGGCGCCGTTCGTCATTGCTTTCGCTATCGTCATCAGCCTTTCCCGCACGGCCTCCGCCATCTCGATCCTGATGCTGATCGGGCTGGCGATCCGCCAACAGCGAGGTCGGAGGCTGCCACTGGTGATTGGGGGTCTCCTCATAATGGGCACCGTTGGCTATCTGCTGATAACGGCCTACCCGCCATTTCGCGACCGCTTCCTCGGCGGCGACAACGCGGTCGAGTTCGGCGGACTCTCGCTTAATACGTCGGGTCGATCCAACATCTGGGACGCACTGTCCCAGAGCGCCTCGAGCGCCCCGTGGTTCGGACACGGACCGGGAAGCTCTGTCGAGCTTGTGACGAAGCTCTACGCGCCGATCACTCAACCGCACAACGAATATCTCCGGATCCTGCACGATCTCGGCATAGTGGGGATGATTCTCTTCGCGATCGGCATGCTCGCCCTTCTTTGCGCCATCGTTCGCCGTGCGGTGACGGAGGACGCCTCGGTGCACTGGGCCGCTCTCCTCGCCACCGTCGCGGTGCTGCTCGCGGCCACAACCGACAACGTCTTCGTCTACCCGTTCGTCATGCTTCCGCTCGGCGTTCTCGTAGGCCTATCGCTGGGACTTCCCCCACCCCCACAGCCGTCGCGCCGCAGACTCCAACACGAATCTGCCCGCGCTCTGTCGGCGAACGTCGACTCTCTCGTCTGA
- a CDS encoding WhiB family transcriptional regulator, with the protein MDWRDKAACLTADPELFFPVGNTGPAVDQIDKAKSVCARCTVTEICLQYALETGQDSGVWGGLSEDERRALKRRAARARRAS; encoded by the coding sequence ATGGACTGGCGCGACAAAGCTGCCTGCCTCACAGCGGACCCCGAGCTTTTCTTCCCCGTCGGCAACACCGGGCCCGCCGTCGACCAGATCGACAAGGCGAAGTCCGTGTGCGCCCGCTGCACCGTGACCGAGATCTGCCTCCAGTACGCCCTCGAGACCGGACAGGACTCCGGCGTCTGGGGTGGCCTCTCCGAAGACGAGCGCCGCGCGCTCAAGCGCCGCGCCGCCCGCGCACGCCGGGCCTCCTAG
- a CDS encoding DUF1684 domain-containing protein — MADIVTETSIAPLASSSTIDEARAGHQAWREWRLASVVAATGNLSLIETRWLAEGDTTTTQDALAGHPDTVTATELTRTNLETGQPERGIRLWDANSPAIQAFETITAFPFNPEWVIEATFTPVDGARTVPFEHIRDNGGTRDLVVPGDITFSKDGVEYSLSAFDDDGTLLLVFGDPTNGAEGDDGTYGSGRFLFVQHDGDKAVLDFNRAFVPPCGFSDQYNCPLPPRNNRFAVPVDAGEKVVVFRDGFAH; from the coding sequence ATGGCAGACATCGTGACTGAAACATCCATCGCTCCGCTCGCCTCCTCATCCACCATCGACGAAGCCCGCGCCGGCCACCAGGCGTGGCGCGAATGGCGTCTCGCCTCCGTCGTCGCGGCGACGGGCAACCTCAGCCTCATCGAGACCCGCTGGCTTGCCGAGGGCGATACGACGACCACTCAGGATGCGCTGGCCGGGCACCCGGACACCGTCACGGCCACCGAGCTCACCCGCACCAACCTGGAGACGGGGCAGCCGGAGCGCGGCATCCGTCTCTGGGACGCGAATTCGCCCGCGATCCAGGCGTTCGAGACCATCACGGCGTTCCCGTTCAACCCCGAGTGGGTCATCGAGGCCACCTTCACGCCGGTCGACGGCGCCCGCACGGTTCCGTTCGAGCACATCCGCGACAACGGAGGCACCCGCGACCTCGTCGTCCCGGGCGACATCACCTTCAGCAAAGACGGCGTCGAATACTCGCTGAGCGCGTTCGACGACGACGGAACACTGCTGCTCGTCTTCGGCGACCCGACCAACGGCGCGGAGGGCGACGACGGCACGTACGGTTCCGGCCGCTTCCTGTTCGTGCAGCACGACGGCGACAAGGCCGTCCTCGATTTCAACCGTGCCTTCGTGCCCCCGTGCGGTTTCTCGGACCAGTACAACTGTCCGCTCCCGCCGCGCAACAACCGCTTCGCCGTCCCTGTGGACGCGGGCGAGAAGGTCGTCGTGTTCCGCGACGGCTTCGCGCACTAG
- a CDS encoding ABC transporter substrate-binding protein translates to MRKKSLLVVLATAVATTLALAGCSGGSSSSSGADASIAIGSLYEPVNLDNTAGGGQGVTEALNGNVYEGLFKLTDDGKVEPLLATKYTMSDDGLTYTFTLRDGVKFHSGKALTSADVKSSIERVTAADSQSARKSQLAVISGIATPDDKTVVISLKSRSISLPYNLSYIWIYGPGTKNYKTAEDGTGPYTLGTWKRGSSLSLERSAGYWGDKAKNKEVVFDYFTDATALSNALVTNQVDVVTSIQSPDALTQFDGNKDYTISNGKSTTKELLAFNDKVAPFDKVEVRKAVYSAIDTKKLLSSIWGKYGTLIGSMVPPSDPWYEDLTKVNPYDVTLAKKELAAAGLPNGFTFTLDTPTYDPHPAVAEFLKSELAKVGITVNINSISADEWYTKVFKNHDFAATLQEHVNDRDVVWYGNPDFYWGYDNPQVTKWVDEAEQATSTADQTAKLKLVNEQIAKDAASAWLYLYPQIVVASSDLSGYPVNGLNSQFYAYDIVKK, encoded by the coding sequence TTGAGAAAGAAATCCCTTCTCGTCGTGCTCGCCACGGCCGTCGCCACCACTCTGGCTCTGGCCGGATGCTCGGGCGGCTCGTCGTCGTCGAGCGGCGCAGACGCATCCATCGCCATCGGCTCGCTGTATGAGCCCGTCAACCTCGACAACACGGCCGGCGGCGGCCAGGGTGTCACCGAGGCGCTGAACGGCAACGTCTACGAGGGCCTGTTCAAGCTCACCGACGACGGCAAGGTCGAGCCCCTCCTCGCCACGAAGTACACGATGAGCGACGACGGCCTCACGTACACGTTCACGCTGCGCGACGGCGTGAAGTTCCACTCCGGCAAGGCGCTCACCAGCGCAGACGTCAAGAGCAGCATCGAGCGGGTGACCGCCGCCGACTCGCAGTCCGCCCGCAAGTCGCAGCTCGCCGTGATCTCCGGCATCGCGACCCCGGACGACAAGACCGTCGTCATCTCGCTGAAGTCACGCTCGATCTCGCTGCCGTACAACCTCAGCTACATCTGGATCTACGGTCCGGGCACCAAGAACTACAAGACCGCGGAAGACGGCACCGGCCCGTACACGCTCGGCACCTGGAAGCGCGGGAGCTCGCTGAGCCTCGAGCGCTCGGCCGGCTACTGGGGCGACAAGGCGAAGAACAAGGAGGTCGTCTTCGACTACTTCACCGACGCCACCGCCCTCTCCAACGCCCTGGTGACCAACCAGGTGGACGTGGTCACCAGCATCCAGAGCCCGGATGCGCTCACTCAGTTCGACGGCAACAAGGACTACACGATCTCCAACGGCAAGTCCACGACGAAGGAGCTGCTGGCCTTCAACGACAAGGTCGCCCCGTTCGACAAGGTCGAGGTGCGCAAGGCCGTCTACTCGGCGATCGACACGAAGAAGCTGCTGAGCTCCATCTGGGGCAAGTACGGCACGCTGATCGGCTCGATGGTCCCGCCGAGCGACCCCTGGTACGAAGACCTCACGAAGGTGAACCCGTACGACGTGACGCTGGCCAAGAAGGAGCTGGCGGCCGCCGGTCTTCCGAACGGCTTCACGTTCACGCTCGACACCCCGACCTACGACCCGCACCCCGCCGTCGCCGAGTTCCTGAAGAGCGAGCTCGCCAAGGTCGGCATCACGGTGAACATCAACTCCATCTCGGCCGACGAGTGGTACACGAAGGTGTTCAAGAACCACGACTTCGCCGCCACCCTGCAGGAGCACGTCAACGACCGCGACGTGGTCTGGTACGGCAACCCGGACTTCTACTGGGGCTACGACAACCCGCAGGTGACCAAGTGGGTCGACGAGGCCGAGCAGGCGACCAGCACCGCTGACCAGACCGCGAAGCTGAAGCTCGTCAACGAGCAGATCGCGAAGGACGCCGCCAGCGCCTGGCTGTACCTCTACCCGCAGATCGTGGTCGCGTCGAGCGACCTCAGCGGGTACCCGGTCAACGGGCTGAACTCCCAGTTCTACGCATACGACATCGTCAAGAAGTAG
- a CDS encoding ABC transporter permease: MAVYLLRRFAFLVVSLLLAMVVLFLLLRVLPGDPSNALLSVNATPEQIKAAQEQVGSDQPLLQQFFSWFGQMLTLDLGESFVSSLPVGPEIASRLAVTIPLTLISFVIALALALVIGFVAAWKSDTWYGVALSAISQLGIAVPVFWVGILLVSAFSINLRWFPSGGFPRDDWADPGAALTSLALPVITIAVVMSASIARYVRSATLDVIGSDYLRNSRALGSSFGQAMRRHGLRNGAVPVISILGIELATTFLGAVVVESVFTLPGLGSMLLRAIQQHDYPNIQGILFVSTLAVLLIGFAADLVQRLVDPRLRQSISGNR; encoded by the coding sequence ATGGCCGTCTATCTTCTGCGTCGCTTCGCCTTCCTGGTGGTGTCGCTGCTGCTTGCCATGGTGGTCCTCTTCCTGCTGCTGAGGGTGCTGCCGGGAGACCCGTCCAACGCACTGCTGTCCGTGAACGCCACTCCGGAGCAGATCAAGGCCGCGCAGGAGCAGGTGGGCAGCGACCAGCCGCTGCTGCAGCAGTTCTTCTCCTGGTTCGGCCAGATGCTCACGCTCGATCTGGGGGAGTCGTTCGTCTCCTCGCTGCCGGTCGGCCCGGAGATCGCCTCCCGGCTGGCGGTGACCATCCCGCTCACGCTCATCTCGTTCGTGATCGCGCTGGCACTCGCGCTCGTGATCGGGTTCGTCGCTGCCTGGAAGTCGGACACCTGGTACGGCGTCGCCCTGTCCGCCATCTCGCAACTCGGGATCGCCGTGCCCGTCTTCTGGGTCGGCATCCTGCTGGTGAGCGCCTTCTCGATCAATCTGCGGTGGTTCCCATCCGGCGGCTTCCCGCGCGACGACTGGGCCGACCCGGGCGCAGCCCTCACGTCGCTCGCCCTCCCGGTGATCACGATCGCCGTGGTGATGAGCGCATCCATCGCCCGGTATGTGCGCAGCGCCACCCTGGATGTGATCGGCAGCGACTACCTCCGCAACTCGCGCGCCCTCGGGTCGAGCTTCGGCCAGGCCATGAGGAGGCACGGGCTGCGCAACGGCGCCGTGCCCGTCATCTCCATCCTGGGCATCGAGCTGGCGACGACCTTCCTCGGCGCCGTGGTGGTGGAGAGCGTATTCACGCTGCCCGGGCTCGGAAGCATGCTGCTGCGGGCGATCCAGCAGCACGACTACCCGAACATCCAGGGCATCCTGTTCGTGAGCACCCTGGCCGTGCTGCTGATCGGCTTCGCGGCCGACCTGGTGCAGCGTCTCGTCGACCCGCGTCTGCGGCAGAGCATCTCGGGCAACCGATGA
- a CDS encoding ABC transporter permease, with the protein MSAIVDQAAGHAGETGQQPPARVRRRRSASLSIGAVLVGIVVVVAVVSFFWLPYAPSDTAGGRLEHPDAAHWLGTDKLGRDLLSQLMVGARIALAVGVGSVAIGALIGITLGLLAAFATTWLDDTISAALDILIAFPTLLLAMLIVAAQGASLGTAILAIGLAMSAVVARLTRVLAKRVLSMQYVTAARTSGTSWLGIVGKHILPNIWPTLSVNLALQFGVAVLAEASLSYLGLGAPPPNASWGRLLQEAQGTVATAPVGAIAPGVALVVLVIGVNLVADGLRDVADPTRRRSR; encoded by the coding sequence ATGAGCGCCATCGTCGACCAGGCCGCTGGACACGCGGGAGAGACCGGGCAGCAGCCGCCGGCGCGGGTGCGCAGGCGCCGGTCCGCGTCGCTCAGCATCGGCGCCGTGCTGGTGGGGATCGTCGTCGTGGTCGCCGTCGTCTCGTTCTTCTGGCTGCCGTACGCGCCGAGCGACACGGCGGGCGGCCGGCTCGAGCATCCGGATGCTGCGCACTGGCTCGGCACGGACAAGCTCGGCCGCGACCTGCTCTCCCAGCTGATGGTGGGCGCGCGCATCGCGCTGGCGGTGGGTGTCGGCTCCGTCGCCATCGGGGCGCTCATCGGCATCACGCTCGGATTGCTCGCCGCATTCGCCACCACCTGGCTCGACGACACGATCTCGGCAGCGCTCGACATCCTGATCGCGTTCCCGACGCTGCTGCTCGCGATGCTGATCGTCGCGGCGCAGGGCGCATCGCTCGGCACGGCCATCCTCGCGATCGGCCTGGCGATGTCCGCCGTGGTGGCCCGGCTCACCCGCGTGCTCGCCAAACGTGTGCTCTCGATGCAGTACGTCACGGCGGCCCGCACGTCCGGCACGAGCTGGCTGGGCATCGTCGGCAAGCACATCCTGCCCAACATCTGGCCGACGCTCAGCGTGAACCTCGCTCTGCAGTTCGGCGTCGCCGTGCTGGCGGAGGCGAGCCTGTCGTACCTCGGGCTCGGCGCCCCGCCGCCGAACGCCTCGTGGGGCCGGCTGCTGCAGGAGGCACAGGGAACGGTGGCGACGGCACCCGTCGGCGCGATCGCGCCCGGTGTGGCCCTCGTGGTGCTGGTGATCGGCGTCAATCTCGTCGCCGACGGGCTCCGCGACGTCGCAGACCCGACGAGGAGGCGATCCCGATGA
- a CDS encoding ABC transporter ATP-binding protein, whose amino-acid sequence MSDSTERDAETLLDVRGLGVTSASGAPLVRDVTFSVAAGERLSLIGESGSGKSLTSFAVTGLLPAGLVASGSAVLGGVEVVGAKERDLVALRGRVASVVFQEPLTALDPLMRLGKQVAEPLRRHLGLRGDALHRAVLDALAEVRLPEPERIARAYPHEISGGQRQRVAIAAALACRPQLLIADEPTTALDVTVQAEILSLIDAIVAERGMALVFVSHDLAVVSRMTERALVLRAGRVVEEGSIQRLLTAPSDPYTIELVASARELDRALEVS is encoded by the coding sequence ATGAGCGATTCCACCGAACGGGATGCGGAGACGCTGCTCGACGTGCGCGGGCTCGGCGTCACCTCGGCGTCCGGCGCACCGCTCGTGCGCGACGTGACGTTCAGCGTCGCGGCGGGGGAGCGACTGAGCCTGATCGGCGAGTCCGGCTCCGGCAAGTCGCTCACGTCCTTCGCCGTCACCGGGCTGCTGCCGGCCGGGCTCGTCGCATCCGGGAGCGCCGTGCTCGGCGGCGTGGAGGTGGTCGGTGCGAAGGAGCGCGATCTGGTCGCGCTGCGCGGACGCGTCGCGTCCGTGGTCTTCCAGGAGCCGCTCACCGCCCTCGACCCGCTGATGCGCCTCGGCAAGCAGGTCGCGGAACCCCTGCGTCGCCACCTCGGGCTCCGTGGAGACGCGCTGCACCGCGCCGTGCTCGACGCGCTCGCCGAGGTGCGGCTGCCGGAGCCGGAGCGGATCGCCCGCGCGTACCCGCACGAGATCTCCGGCGGTCAGCGACAGCGCGTCGCCATCGCAGCCGCCCTCGCCTGCCGCCCGCAGCTGCTCATCGCCGACGAGCCGACCACCGCGCTCGACGTGACGGTGCAGGCGGAGATCCTGTCGCTCATCGACGCCATCGTGGCCGAGCGCGGCATGGCGCTGGTGTTCGTGAGCCACGATCTCGCCGTCGTCTCCCGGATGACGGAGCGCGCGCTCGTCCTCCGGGCCGGCCGGGTAGTCGAGGAGGGCAGCATCCAGCGGCTCCTCACGGCCCCCAGCGACCCGTACACGATCGAACTCGTCGCCAGCGCACGCGAACTCGACAGAGCCCTGGAGGTGTCGTGA
- a CDS encoding ATP-binding cassette domain-containing protein yields MSAILELREAGFRYRRASTAALDAVSLAVEPGRNVGLVGESGAGKTTALSLLLGLTSPTSGELLFDGVPLDRRDRARMREFRRSVQTVFQDPYSSLDPRQSVGRIIAEPLTSLKVASGQDARDRVAEALTAVGLPVDAAARFPHEFSGGQRQRIAIARAVVSRPRVLLADEPVSALDVTTRIQIIDLLGELSRREGMTVVMVSHDLGVVASLCDQTVVLRGGRVVEQGATTEVLGRPQDPYTQRLLASVPRLPV; encoded by the coding sequence GTGAGCGCCATCCTGGAGCTTCGTGAGGCCGGTTTCCGCTATCGGCGCGCATCCACTGCCGCGCTGGACGCCGTCTCGCTCGCCGTCGAGCCCGGCCGCAACGTCGGCCTGGTCGGAGAGTCCGGCGCCGGCAAGACCACCGCGCTGTCCCTGCTGCTCGGGCTGACCAGCCCGACGAGCGGCGAGCTCCTGTTCGACGGGGTGCCCCTCGACCGCCGCGACAGGGCCAGGATGCGCGAGTTCCGCCGGAGCGTGCAGACGGTGTTCCAAGACCCGTACTCGTCGCTCGACCCCCGGCAGAGCGTCGGCCGCATCATCGCGGAGCCGCTGACAAGCCTGAAGGTCGCCTCCGGTCAGGATGCGCGGGACCGCGTGGCCGAGGCGCTCACGGCCGTCGGCCTGCCGGTGGATGCTGCCGCGCGCTTTCCGCACGAGTTCTCCGGCGGTCAGCGGCAGCGCATCGCCATCGCGCGCGCCGTGGTCTCCCGGCCGCGAGTGCTGCTCGCCGACGAGCCGGTGAGCGCGCTCGACGTGACGACGCGCATCCAGATCATCGACCTGCTCGGCGAACTGAGCAGGCGGGAGGGCATGACCGTCGTCATGGTCTCGCACGACCTCGGCGTGGTCGCGTCGCTGTGCGACCAGACGGTCGTGCTGCGCGGAGGCCGCGTGGTCGAGCAGGGTGCCACGACCGAGGTGCTCGGCCGCCCGCAGGACCCGTACACCCAGCGCCTGCTCGCCTCGGTGCCGCGACTGCCCGTCTAG
- a CDS encoding GPR1/FUN34/YaaH family transporter: MSSIAEQNQGTAPSAATEPPQPARVEIADPGPLGLAAFALTTLLLSLANARILHEAGAAAVSMALFFGGLTQAAAGLWEFARGNTFGATAFTAYGAFWLSFWWLQTNPDVAERAGSAGVGVYLLGWTLFTALMTVAAAKTNGATLAVFVLLTITFAALTIGDLAGAEAATRLGGWLGLVTGLTALYTSWAGVTNATWKRDVLPVWPRA; encoded by the coding sequence ATGAGCAGCATCGCAGAGCAGAACCAGGGAACCGCGCCGTCGGCCGCGACTGAACCCCCGCAGCCCGCCCGCGTCGAGATCGCCGATCCTGGACCGCTCGGACTCGCGGCGTTCGCCCTCACGACGCTGCTGCTCAGCCTCGCCAACGCCAGGATCCTTCACGAGGCAGGCGCCGCGGCGGTGAGCATGGCCCTATTCTTCGGCGGACTGACCCAGGCGGCCGCCGGGCTCTGGGAGTTCGCGCGCGGCAACACGTTCGGCGCCACGGCGTTCACGGCCTACGGGGCGTTCTGGCTGTCGTTCTGGTGGCTGCAGACGAACCCGGACGTCGCCGAGCGCGCCGGGTCGGCCGGTGTCGGTGTCTACCTGCTGGGCTGGACGCTCTTCACCGCCTTGATGACTGTCGCCGCGGCGAAGACCAACGGGGCGACGCTCGCGGTCTTCGTGCTCCTCACCATCACGTTCGCCGCGCTCACCATCGGCGACCTCGCCGGCGCGGAGGCCGCCACGCGGCTCGGAGGGTGGCTGGGCCTCGTCACCGGCCTCACGGCTCTCTACACCTCCTGGGCGGGCGTCACCAATGCCACCTGGAAGCGCGATGTGCTCCCGGTGTGGCCGCGCGCCTGA
- the bcp gene encoding thioredoxin-dependent thiol peroxidase, with the protein MTDVRLEAGDAAPAFTLTDQDGAPVSLGDYAGKNVIVYFYPAAMTPGCTTEACDFRDNLNSLASADYQVIGISKDAPAKNKQFQEQEGLNFPLLSDEDLAVHQAYGAYGEKKLYGKTVTGVIRSTFVLNPDGTVRLRLYNVKATGHVAMLRKKLGID; encoded by the coding sequence ATGACTGATGTGCGACTCGAAGCGGGAGACGCCGCCCCGGCGTTCACGCTCACAGACCAGGACGGCGCGCCCGTCTCGCTCGGCGACTACGCGGGCAAGAACGTGATCGTGTACTTCTACCCGGCGGCCATGACCCCCGGCTGCACCACGGAGGCCTGCGACTTCCGCGACAACCTCAACTCTCTGGCGTCCGCCGACTACCAGGTCATCGGCATCTCCAAGGACGCCCCGGCCAAGAACAAGCAGTTCCAGGAGCAGGAGGGCCTCAACTTCCCGCTGCTGAGCGACGAAGACCTCGCCGTGCACCAGGCATACGGCGCGTACGGGGAGAAGAAGCTCTACGGCAAGACCGTCACCGGCGTCATCCGCTCGACGTTCGTCCTGAACCCGGACGGCACCGTCCGTCTCCGCCTCTACAACGTGAAGGCCACCGGCCACGTCGCGATGCTGCGCAAGAAGCTCGGCATTGACTGA
- the rsgA gene encoding ribosome small subunit-dependent GTPase A: MTENTGSWWDDDDDDDEAYSEFDESSIRSRPNPKGNRPRTKTRPEHGDAQIARVLGVDRGRYTVLLDEDTPDERQMTAARASELRKQAIVTGDRVAVVGDTTGEDGTLGRIVRIEPRTTLLRRSADDTDEVERVIVANADQMLIVVAAANPEPRTRLVDRYLVAAYDAGITPMLCVTKIDLADPAPFLENFAGLDLPVFTSREDHIPVDAIKAALVGHDTVVVGHSGVGKSTLVNEIVPGAMRATGHVNMVTGRGRHTSSSTVSLRVENAEGHGWVIDTPGVRSFGLGHINTDSILKSFTDLAELAEDCPRGCTHLPDAPDCAIVEAVEAGALGETGRARLDSLQRLLATFA, from the coding sequence GTGACGGAGAACACCGGGTCGTGGTGGGACGACGACGATGACGACGACGAGGCGTACTCCGAGTTCGACGAGTCGAGCATCCGGAGCCGCCCCAACCCGAAGGGCAACCGGCCGCGCACCAAGACGAGGCCGGAGCACGGGGATGCGCAGATCGCGCGGGTACTCGGCGTCGACCGCGGCAGGTACACGGTGCTCCTCGACGAGGACACCCCGGACGAACGGCAGATGACGGCGGCCCGCGCCAGCGAGCTGCGCAAGCAGGCCATCGTGACCGGCGACCGCGTCGCCGTGGTCGGGGATACGACCGGCGAGGACGGCACGCTCGGCCGGATCGTCCGCATCGAGCCGCGCACCACCCTGCTGCGGAGGAGCGCGGACGACACGGACGAGGTCGAGCGGGTGATCGTCGCCAACGCCGACCAGATGCTCATCGTCGTGGCCGCCGCGAATCCTGAGCCGAGAACCCGACTGGTCGACCGCTATCTGGTCGCCGCGTACGACGCCGGCATCACCCCGATGCTCTGCGTCACGAAGATCGACCTCGCCGACCCTGCGCCGTTCCTGGAGAACTTCGCCGGGCTCGACCTGCCCGTGTTCACGAGCAGGGAGGACCACATCCCGGTGGATGCGATCAAGGCCGCCCTGGTGGGGCACGACACGGTGGTGGTCGGGCACTCGGGCGTCGGCAAGTCGACGCTGGTCAACGAGATCGTGCCGGGCGCGATGCGCGCGACGGGCCATGTGAACATGGTGACCGGCCGCGGCAGGCACACGTCGTCGTCGACCGTGTCGCTGCGGGTGGAGAACGCCGAAGGTCACGGCTGGGTCATCGACACCCCGGGCGTGCGGTCGTTCGGGCTCGGGCACATCAACACCGACAGCATCCTGAAGTCGTTCACCGACCTCGCCGAACTCGCCGAGGACTGCCCACGGGGATGCACGCACCTGCCGGATGCGCCGGACTGCGCGATCGTGGAGGCCGTCGAAGCCGGAGCGCTCGGCGAGACGGGGCGCGCGCGGCTGGACTCGCTGCAGCGGCTGCTCGCGACGTTCGCCTGA